The sequence AGGCACCCACCAAGGAGACTGGGAATGGGCCAAAACAAGGATCCCTTTTTCAGACTCAAGGAGGGTGGAAACTCCTTGTAGCCAAGCTGGTGCCTCCCTCCTCTAGCCAGACCTGGGCCTCAAGCTCTCACCCATGACGCGCGCCTGCACCATCACGCGCACGCAGGTGTCGGAGCCACCTTCACAGGCTAGCAGCATCTCCTCCTTGAGGACGCCCTCCTTGTGCGCTGAGTACTCACACTTGACGCTGTAACCTGCCCAGGGCGATCAGCACCTCTGTGGCCTCCTGCCCCCCAGCACTCACTGGTCCCCACCCACCACCAAGACCTCTAGAGGAGCAAGGATGGCCCAAactcccctccacccctgcccccagggctgGGTACACAGGCCTCTGGAACTTGCCATTCTTCAATGAGCTCTACATGTAGGCCAGAAGTCAAACTCATGCTTGCAAGAGGTGGGATTCCCCAAAATcacaggcagggagagagggtgATGGGGGAGAGAGGGAGTAGCAGGGCAGGGACTGAGCAGATCAGGTGGCAAGAGGCAAAGACCTGAGGAGGCTTGCTCAACCCACTTAAGGGCAAAATTATGAAGTGGAGGTAGGGGGGACATGAAACTGAAGCTGGGGTTTCTGTAAATGGTGAAACTGATTCGCTAGCCTTTGGAAGAGGGGTGCTGAAGGTGGCAGGGTATGGAAAAGCAACTTCAGGtctggtgggggctgggaggcagCTGCGCAAAGTTCCTGAGGTTCCAGTAGGTTTCCCCTGGCAAAGGAAGGGCTAGAGGCCCAGAGCAGTTCCTCAGTGGCTCCCACCATCCCCCTGAAGTAACCATCAGGTGGTGAGCAGACATAGGTCAAttgtgtgaacccatagacttCTGTCCAGGAGTGAGGGCTGGGGCATGGGACCTGCCAAGTTGTGACACAGCAGGCCCATAAAGAGGCATCATGTCTCCTGGTTTCTGAGCTACCCATCAGCCCCTGATGGGGGAAGGAAGTACCCATGCTGGCACTCCTGCTCACACCCAGgctctgctggaggagggcaagcTTCCAGCACCCCAAGCAGGGGACGCACCTTCTGGGATGGGCATGACGCTGAGGAGCTTGAGGTGCAGGCTGGGGACAGGTGTCTCTCGGACGTCCTTGCTCAGCCTGTGCACTGGCGGTAGAGTGAAGGTAATCTCATACCTGTGCAGGATCTTCAGGAAGCCAACCTGCagcaggaggggtgggggatggaggcACCTTCACTTACAGTCTCCCCCAGGGTCCGCCCAGGTTGTACCACTGGTGATCCTGTGGGCCCTCCACTTGCTTCCTTGACAATCCCAGGGGATTCTGACTCCCTCCATCATTTTAGCTGGTTCACACCCCTGGCCTGGCAGCTCCAGGCCCTTTCTTCAAGGACCCCACCCCTATTACTTGTCCCATATCTGTCTCATGGGCCCTGAAGTTCCTTGGTGGCCCATTCTATAGATGATAAAATAGAAGCCAGGAAATGACTGGCTGAAGGCCACAGTGTGGTCAAGCTATAGTCCTCCCTGGACCTCTTGGCTACTCCTGCCACACGGCAAGGCACCAGCCACTGCCCACAGGGAAGGCTCAAAACGCCACTACACAGGCTATCCACCTGCCCCCACCACTATCAGCATGTGCCCAGGGACACTGGTCCTCTGGTCACTCATGGTGAGGCCACCAGGCAACATAGATAGCACAAGATGGAGGGTGGGTCAGAATCATAAAAACAGACAGTAGACAAGCTTTGTCAGTCCAGGGCTGGCCCACAAGACTGGCACCAGTCATGGAACCTGGAATCCAGCCTGCCCTGCTGGCACCCGAACATGGATGCCTGCCCATTCAAAGGCTCACTGTGTCCAACAGCCCTGATTCACGGCCTGGGAAACTTCTGTTGTTCATACACACAGCTTTGCCATCCTCAGAAACTCAGTCATGTGACGGGTCACAGGCCAGGGTAGCTGTTGGGCAGGTAGGCTGACTGGAGTGCCTGTCCAGGAGGGGTAATGTGCGTGCTGTATGCACAGCTCACAGGGCATGCGCTCTCCTGCTCAGTTTCAGGAAATGGATGGCCCTGTCTTTTGAGGGAGTATTTAGCCTTTCAGTAGGATCAGGATGATGTCACTGCATGATAAAGCTCAGTCCCTATGGCTCCCACACTCTGCTAAAAGAGGGCACACCTCTCAAGAGGGCTTTCTGGCTGTGCCTGCTAATCACCGGCTGTACCCTGTGATCCAGCTGCACCACTTGCAGTATTTCCCTGGAGAAATACTCagatgtaaaaaaaacaaaactcatcacTGCCCTATTTATAAcagtacaaaatagaaacaactgTAACACCAGGAACAGGGAACCAGCTAAATCAATGATGACAGATATAGTGGAATATCAGGCAGTTGTAAAATCTCATGGAAAATTATTTACTGAAACAAACAGGAGATGGATCACAACAGAAGCAACCAAAAAACAGTGTGTACGCTGGTATACCAGCTTTTCatttttggaaagaaagctaGAAAGGAAACTGGAATAACATCAAAATATTACCCATAGTTATTTCCAGATAGTATGATTGCAgatacttttaaatttctttatagttttctctatctTTCAAGTCTTCTCTACCATGGACATGAATAGATTTTGCAATGGGAGGCAGGGAGCTATTTTTGAAAGTTTGGGTTCATTCTGTTTGCTCCCTTGGGGAAACTGTCAGCTCTTGGAGAAAGAGCAAAGGTTTCAGACTTGGGCAGAAATGGCTATGACTCTGGGCCCCTCTGCAGGGTGGTCTCAATAGATCAGACGCCAACCACCATGCTCACCTCCATGCCTTCCGGGGCTCAACATGGGAGCCCTGGTATACTGTCCAACCTTAAGGCCTCACTCCCTGTTTCCCTCCAATCCATCCCCTCCAAAGAATTCTTCCTGCCCCTCCCAAATGGATGTGAGATCTAACAGTGTCCCAGTAGTTGGAGGAGCCAAGGGTGTATGAGGTATGGACattagaagagaaagagaaaggaaaatcataGAGGTGATAAATACTACTGCAAAGAGCTTCAATCAGCCAGAGGTTTGGCAAAGCAGAGTAAATAAAGTCACACCGTGTTATCAATATAATTAGCCTCACATACATACACccttccatttccagttctttgGGGTGTCAGTTGTCTCTGCTTGAGAGAAGGAAAATCAaggtgacctgcccaaggtcacagagccaaaATAGGAGGCCCAGAACTGTACCCAGGCCTGTGACACCAAAGCCTGGACACCTGCCTTCCAACTGCAATGGCTGGGGTGATGCTGATGCTAACAAGCTCCATTCCCATTCAAGTAACATCGTAAGTGCACTCATCTCATCAGTCGCAcgcttcccattttacagatggggaaaccaaggcccagggaAGGACAAAGATGGAGCCAGCTTAGAGGAAATGAAACAGGCCCAGGAAgctgggcagggccagggagaaggcagagggaaTAAAGTTGATGATTATAAGGGGGGGAGGTATGCACATACCTTGACCAGAAAGCTGCTGTCGCTCTCCTGGGTGACCATGACCACAGAGTCATGCAGCTTCTCATCAAAGTGGACATGACTCTGGGAGCTTTCTGCATCATGGCTTGTTGCGAAGTGGATACTCCGGACTCTGGACTTGTTGCCTACGAAGAGAGTGGGAGAGAGCTCCAGGGGTGTTGCCTTCTCCTAGCCCCAGGAAACTACTCCACCGTGTCACTGCCCTGCCCCTGTGACTGCCCCTTCATATCAGTCAGCATCCACTGCTGAGCTAGGCCACATCCTACTGGACAATGGAGATCATAAGGCTTGAGACTCTCATCTGCCCCTGCCTGCTTAGTCCTCCCACAGAAAATGCACACCCTCAAAGGGTATGAGGAGATTTAGGGATTAGCTAATATGACCCTTCACTTAGAGGGAATGGGGCTGACAGGGAAGAGACAGTCCTGACGCTAACCAAACCCCAGGCAGTGTGGGCCTCAGCCCCAGTGCTCAGGATACCCTGCCCTGTGCTCTCCTTCACATTTCCAAGCTCCCCATCTCTCAGGCCTTCTCTTCTAGATCTGCCAGTCCTGAGGCCCTCTGCCTGCTCCTCCTGCTGACCCCCTTGAGAGGGGAAAATGGCAGAGACAGGAATGGGCTTGGGCTTTATGGGACCTGCCTGGGGGTGGGAGAAACAGAGAGGGTCAAAAACTACACTCAGCCCTCCTAGAAGGGGCTGCAGCTTC comes from Bubalus bubalis isolate 160015118507 breed Murrah chromosome 14, NDDB_SH_1, whole genome shotgun sequence and encodes:
- the C14H20orf27 gene encoding UPF0687 protein C20orf27 homolog, which gives rise to MAAANKGNKSRVRSIHFATSHDAESSQSHVHFDEKLHDSVVMVTQESDSSFLVKVGFLKILHRYEITFTLPPVHRLSKDVRETPVPSLHLKLLSVMPIPEGYSVKCEYSAHKEGVLKEEMLLACEGGSDTCVRVMVQARVMDRHHGTPMLLDGVRCVGAELEYDSEHSDWRGFD